In a genomic window of Rhizobium sp. CIAT894:
- a CDS encoding ABC transporter ATP-binding protein, producing the protein MASAADLLRIENLDVSFSVFGDRLRVVKEANLRILPGKVTALVGESGSGKSVISQSVMGILPNPAKASGRILFTDPLDGSTTDILSLPRDSEEMRDLRGKRMATIFQEPMTSLSPLHTVGNQISEVLLIHTDVDKQEARARTEEMLGLVGFSNPHRTYDMYPFELSGGMRQRAMIAMALICKPALLIADEPTTALDVTIQAQILELLRDLQAKLGMAMLLITHDLGIVANMADEVVVIYHGEIMEAGPVEAIFRNPQHAYLKALMAAVPHFDMKPGERLKALRDVPVNLETLVGKKKPLQAEAPGTLLSVANLSKTYRTRKRSFLGKQEAAVVHAVDDVSFDIRRGECLGLVGESGCGKTTLSKILMRAVTPDGGAVVFNDGKEIIDVLSVKGTELQELRTKIQMVFQDPVSSLSPRMTVRNILSEPLEIHDRGDSDERKRKVEGLMAAIGLDKRYLSRYPHSFSGGQRQRIGIARALALGPKLVILDEPVSALDVSVQAQILNLLKDLQKELGLTYLFISHNLAVVDYMADRIAVMCKGRIVEIAPREIILRDPVHPYTKSLLAAVPFPDLDRPLDFKALRENGAADKQNWGATFTAEHDDASELAYADLGDGHLVRARKGADAKELRSW; encoded by the coding sequence ATGGCGTCTGCAGCGGATTTGTTGCGTATTGAAAATCTCGACGTCTCCTTCTCGGTTTTCGGCGACCGGCTGCGTGTCGTAAAAGAAGCCAATCTTCGCATCCTTCCGGGCAAGGTCACTGCGCTCGTCGGCGAGTCCGGTTCCGGCAAATCGGTGATCAGCCAGTCGGTCATGGGCATCCTGCCCAACCCGGCCAAGGCGTCGGGCCGCATCCTCTTTACCGATCCGCTCGACGGCAGCACGACCGATATCCTGTCGCTGCCGCGCGACAGCGAAGAGATGCGCGATCTGCGCGGCAAGCGCATGGCGACGATCTTCCAGGAGCCGATGACCTCGCTGTCGCCGCTTCACACCGTCGGCAACCAGATCAGCGAAGTGCTGTTGATCCATACCGACGTCGACAAGCAGGAAGCACGCGCCAGGACCGAGGAGATGCTCGGCCTCGTCGGCTTCTCCAATCCGCACCGCACCTACGACATGTACCCGTTCGAACTATCGGGCGGCATGCGCCAGCGCGCCATGATCGCCATGGCGCTGATCTGCAAGCCGGCGCTGCTGATCGCCGACGAGCCGACGACGGCGCTCGACGTGACGATCCAGGCACAGATCCTCGAGCTCCTGCGCGATCTGCAGGCCAAGCTCGGCATGGCGATGCTGCTCATCACTCACGATCTCGGCATCGTCGCCAACATGGCCGACGAAGTGGTCGTCATCTATCACGGCGAGATCATGGAGGCCGGGCCGGTCGAGGCGATCTTCCGCAACCCGCAGCATGCCTATCTCAAGGCGCTGATGGCCGCCGTTCCGCATTTCGACATGAAACCCGGCGAACGGCTGAAGGCGCTGCGCGACGTGCCGGTCAACCTCGAAACCCTCGTCGGCAAGAAGAAGCCGCTGCAGGCCGAAGCGCCGGGCACATTGCTTTCGGTCGCCAATCTCTCGAAGACCTACAGGACGCGCAAACGCAGTTTCCTCGGCAAGCAGGAAGCCGCCGTCGTGCACGCCGTCGACGACGTCAGCTTCGACATCCGCCGTGGCGAATGTCTCGGCCTCGTCGGCGAATCCGGCTGCGGCAAGACGACGCTCAGCAAGATCCTGATGCGTGCCGTCACGCCCGACGGCGGCGCTGTCGTGTTCAACGACGGCAAGGAAATCATCGACGTACTGTCCGTCAAAGGCACTGAGCTGCAGGAACTGCGCACCAAGATCCAGATGGTGTTCCAGGATCCGGTCTCCTCGCTTTCGCCGCGCATGACGGTGCGCAATATCCTCAGCGAACCGCTTGAAATTCACGACCGCGGCGACAGCGACGAGCGCAAGCGCAAGGTCGAAGGCTTGATGGCGGCGATCGGCCTCGACAAGCGTTATCTCAGCCGCTACCCGCACAGTTTTTCCGGCGGCCAGCGCCAGCGCATCGGCATCGCCCGCGCTCTGGCGCTCGGGCCCAAGCTCGTCATCCTCGACGAGCCGGTCTCGGCGCTCGACGTCTCCGTCCAGGCGCAGATCCTCAACCTGTTGAAGGACCTGCAGAAGGAGCTGGGGCTGACCTATCTGTTCATCTCGCACAATCTCGCCGTCGTCGACTATATGGCCGACCGCATCGCCGTCATGTGCAAGGGCCGCATCGTCGAGATCGCGCCGCGCGAGATCATCCTGCGCGATCCGGTGCACCCCTATACGAAATCGCTGCTCGCCGCAGTCCCCTTCCCCGATCTCGACCGGCCGCTCGATTTCAAGGCGCTCCGGGAAAACGGCGCCGCCGACAAACAGAACTGGGGGGCGACCTTCACCGCCGAGCATGACGACGCCTCCGAGCTTGCCTATGCCGATCTCGGCGACGGCCATCTGGTGCGCGCCCGCAAGGGCGCCGATGCCAAGGAGTTGCGCTCATGGTGA
- a CDS encoding adenylate/guanylate cyclase domain-containing protein gives MSTIESSVSSILLDRVAEWLTNSSLAGDELENIVRGFCERLAAAGLPIARVHLTFSMLHPLYDALSFTWRRASGVTIEGFRMPAGQKPDRFLQSPYYYLLDNNLQHIRRRLMQEGPAEFPIFEDLRKDAITDYLAFVQPFGDGSVQGMMGSWSTDHHNGFSDDMIDALIRMQNHLAVAAKMAVLGKLANNMLTTYLGGDAGKRVLNGQIRRGDGETIRAALVMGDMRESTMYAEKEGRQAYIDTLNQFFDAIAAPFNRNGGEILSFLGDGFLAVYPCGRHKDPSKIACEAALSAVHQAQARVAELNRDREQKGLSKVGYGIGLHVGNVMFGNVGLKDRLTFSAFGSAVNEVQRLQILTKKYSREVVASQAFAGYCGGEWTRLGEEKLRGIRQKVTVLQPRAPAPEINVDDSFREAVQNGLSEAEQVILLHRDAKKQVKQTSMEKFIQ, from the coding sequence ATGAGCACGATCGAATCCAGCGTGTCCTCCATCCTGTTGGATCGGGTCGCTGAATGGCTGACGAACTCTTCGCTGGCCGGAGACGAGCTTGAAAACATCGTGCGCGGCTTCTGTGAGAGGCTCGCCGCCGCCGGCCTGCCGATCGCGCGTGTGCATCTGACCTTTTCGATGCTGCATCCGCTCTATGACGCGCTGAGCTTTACCTGGCGGCGCGCCAGCGGCGTCACCATCGAGGGCTTCCGCATGCCGGCCGGGCAGAAGCCGGACCGCTTTCTGCAGAGCCCCTATTATTACCTGCTCGACAACAATCTGCAGCACATCCGCCGCCGGCTGATGCAGGAAGGGCCGGCTGAATTCCCGATCTTCGAGGACCTGCGCAAGGACGCCATCACCGATTACCTTGCCTTCGTGCAGCCCTTCGGCGACGGCTCGGTGCAGGGCATGATGGGCTCCTGGTCGACCGACCATCATAACGGCTTTTCCGACGATATGATCGATGCGCTCATCAGGATGCAGAACCATCTGGCGGTCGCCGCCAAGATGGCGGTGCTCGGCAAGCTCGCCAACAATATGCTGACCACCTATCTCGGCGGCGATGCCGGCAAACGAGTGCTGAACGGCCAGATCCGCCGCGGCGACGGCGAGACGATCCGCGCCGCCCTCGTCATGGGCGACATGCGCGAATCCACCATGTATGCCGAAAAAGAGGGCCGTCAGGCCTATATCGACACGCTGAACCAGTTCTTCGACGCGATCGCCGCTCCCTTCAACCGCAACGGCGGCGAGATCCTGAGCTTCCTCGGCGACGGCTTCCTGGCCGTCTATCCCTGCGGGCGCCACAAGGATCCGTCCAAAATCGCCTGCGAGGCAGCCCTTTCGGCCGTCCATCAGGCGCAGGCGCGGGTCGCCGAACTCAACAGGGACCGCGAGCAGAAAGGCCTCAGCAAGGTCGGCTACGGCATCGGCCTGCATGTCGGCAACGTCATGTTCGGCAATGTCGGCCTCAAGGACCGGCTGACCTTCTCCGCCTTCGGCTCGGCGGTCAACGAGGTGCAGCGGCTGCAGATCCTCACCAAGAAATATAGCCGCGAGGTCGTCGCCAGCCAGGCTTTCGCCGGTTATTGCGGCGGCGAATGGACGAGGCTCGGCGAAGAGAAGCTGCGCGGCATCCGCCAGAAGGTCACGGTGCTGCAGCCGCGCGCCCCGGCCCCCGAGATCAATGTCGACGACAGCTTCCGCGAGGCGGTGCAGAACGGGCTGTCGGAAGCCGAGCAGGTCATCCTCCTGCATCGCGACGCCAAGAAACAGGTCAAGCAGACGAGCATGGAGAAATTCATCCAGTAA
- a CDS encoding nucleotide sugar dehydrogenase, producing the protein MATSTFDTLLQKIETRAARAGVIGLGYVGLPLAIAVARSGFAVTGFDIDPSKMVALDARRSYIDAVSNEALAAEIEAGRFQATTDFAGLAACDVIIICVPTPLTKHRDPDLSFVEATSRSIAAHLRAGQLVVLESTTYPGTTDDIVKVILEGTGLKSGADFFVGFSPEREDPGNQHYHTATIPKVVAGDGVEALALMKAFYGAAVSTVVPVSSNATAEAVKLTENIFRSVNIALVNELKTVYAAMGIDIWEVIDAAKTKPFGYMPFYPGPGLGGHCIPIDPFYLTWKSREYELPTRFIELAGEINSAMPRYVVGKLAEALDIHAGKALSRSRVLVLGLAYKKNVADIRESPSLRLIEIIEERGGRADYHDPFVAEIPPTREYQALKGRRSVALTPEAIAGYDAVLVATDHDSVDYATLAKSAALIIDTRNVFNRLGLSADHVIKA; encoded by the coding sequence TTGGCCACCTCCACCTTCGACACGCTTTTGCAGAAGATCGAAACCCGCGCGGCGCGTGCCGGCGTCATCGGGCTCGGCTATGTCGGCCTGCCGCTGGCGATCGCGGTGGCGCGCAGCGGTTTTGCGGTGACCGGCTTCGACATCGACCCTTCCAAGATGGTGGCGCTCGATGCGCGCCGCTCCTATATCGACGCCGTCAGCAACGAGGCGCTTGCCGCCGAGATCGAGGCGGGGCGCTTCCAGGCAACGACCGATTTCGCCGGTCTTGCCGCCTGCGACGTCATCATCATCTGCGTGCCGACGCCGCTGACCAAGCATCGCGATCCCGACCTTTCCTTCGTCGAGGCGACGTCGCGCTCGATCGCCGCGCATTTGCGCGCCGGCCAGCTCGTCGTGCTGGAATCGACCACCTATCCCGGCACCACCGACGATATCGTCAAGGTCATCCTCGAAGGCACCGGGCTGAAATCCGGCGCGGACTTCTTCGTCGGTTTCTCCCCAGAGCGCGAGGATCCCGGCAACCAGCATTATCATACCGCCACCATCCCGAAGGTCGTCGCCGGCGACGGCGTTGAAGCGCTGGCGCTGATGAAGGCCTTTTATGGTGCCGCGGTCTCCACCGTCGTTCCAGTCTCCTCGAACGCGACGGCCGAGGCGGTGAAGCTTACGGAAAACATCTTCCGCTCGGTCAATATCGCCCTCGTCAACGAGCTGAAGACCGTCTATGCGGCGATGGGCATCGATATCTGGGAAGTGATCGACGCGGCCAAGACCAAGCCCTTCGGTTACATGCCCTTCTATCCCGGCCCCGGCCTCGGCGGTCATTGCATCCCGATCGATCCCTTCTACCTCACCTGGAAATCGCGCGAGTACGAGCTGCCGACCCGCTTCATCGAACTGGCCGGCGAGATCAATTCGGCGATGCCGCGTTATGTCGTCGGCAAGCTCGCCGAAGCGCTCGACATCCACGCCGGCAAGGCGCTGAGCCGCAGCCGGGTGCTGGTGCTCGGGCTTGCCTACAAGAAGAACGTCGCCGATATCAGAGAAAGCCCGTCGCTGCGGCTGATCGAGATCATCGAGGAGCGCGGCGGCCGGGCAGACTATCACGACCCCTTCGTTGCCGAGATCCCGCCGACGCGCGAATACCAGGCGCTGAAGGGCCGCAGATCGGTGGCGCTGACGCCGGAAGCTATTGCCGGCTACGATGCGGTGCTGGTCGCGACAGACCATGACAGCGTCGACTATGCGACGCTTGCAAAAAGCGCTGCGCTGATCATCGACACGCGCAACGTCTTCAACCGGCTTGGCCTTTCGGCCGACCACGTTATCAAGGCGTGA
- a CDS encoding DUF3095 domain-containing protein, whose translation METVTDEDFFAAVPLFSAFEGVTDAANYRPLPEGWVLAVADIVGSTQAIAGGRYKDVNMAGASVISAVLNAVGKGDYPFVFGGDGALIALPGSLEQAARDALAAVQVWVEEDLSLMLRIAIVPVADTRAEGLDVRVARYSASPHVTYAMFWGGGTSWAERQMKLGRYGVERAAAGTRPDLTGLSCRWSPIEAENGEIVSIIAVPGEGRPGEEFRALVNGIVAITAEQNRGSHPVPADGPKFAFSLKGINREAKATAPAGRRLRQKLIIFLQLAITVACYKLGIPLGRFDARRYKSDVAGNSDFRKFDDGLKMTVDVDAEHLKRIETLLEAAQARGIARYGLHRQASALMTCFVPTPISRDHMHFIDGASGGYAVAASRMTGKALSAVSVTP comes from the coding sequence ATGGAAACCGTAACCGACGAAGATTTCTTTGCCGCCGTGCCGCTCTTCAGCGCCTTCGAGGGCGTGACCGATGCCGCCAATTATCGGCCGCTGCCCGAGGGATGGGTTCTGGCGGTCGCCGACATCGTCGGCTCGACGCAGGCGATCGCCGGCGGCCGTTACAAGGACGTCAACATGGCGGGCGCCAGCGTCATATCGGCAGTGCTGAATGCCGTCGGCAAGGGCGATTATCCCTTCGTCTTCGGCGGCGACGGCGCGCTGATTGCGCTTCCGGGCTCGCTGGAACAGGCGGCGCGCGATGCTCTCGCCGCCGTGCAGGTCTGGGTGGAGGAGGATCTCAGCCTGATGCTGCGCATCGCCATCGTTCCGGTCGCCGACACCCGTGCGGAGGGCTTGGACGTCCGTGTCGCGCGATATTCCGCCAGCCCGCACGTCACCTATGCGATGTTCTGGGGCGGCGGCACCAGTTGGGCCGAACGACAAATGAAGCTCGGCCGTTATGGCGTCGAGCGCGCCGCCGCCGGAACCCGCCCGGATCTGACCGGCCTCTCCTGCCGCTGGAGCCCGATCGAAGCCGAGAACGGCGAAATCGTCTCGATCATCGCCGTGCCCGGCGAAGGCCGACCGGGCGAAGAGTTCCGCGCCCTCGTCAACGGCATTGTCGCCATCACCGCCGAGCAGAACCGCGGCAGCCATCCGGTGCCGGCCGACGGGCCGAAATTCGCCTTCTCGCTGAAGGGCATCAATCGCGAGGCCAAGGCCACCGCGCCGGCCGGAAGGCGGCTGCGGCAGAAGCTCATCATCTTCCTGCAGCTTGCCATCACCGTGGCATGCTACAAGCTCGGCATCCCGCTCGGCCGCTTCGATGCGCGCCGCTACAAGAGCGACGTCGCCGGCAATTCCGATTTCCGCAAATTCGACGACGGGCTGAAGATGACCGTCGACGTCGATGCCGAGCACCTGAAACGGATCGAGACGCTGCTGGAAGCGGCGCAGGCCAGGGGCATTGCCCGCTACGGCCTGCATCGGCAGGCCTCGGCGCTGATGACCTGCTTCGTGCCGACGCCGATTTCGCGCGACCACATGCATTTCATCGATGGCGCATCAGGCGGTTATGCGGTGGCCGCCAGCCGGATGACCGGCAAGGCGCTTTCGGCTGTTTCCGTCACGCCTTGA
- a CDS encoding class I SAM-dependent methyltransferase: MSRLDSFIRRLTAQRDILNAIIGLVGEIEGPVLEFGLGNGRTYDHLRECFPGRRIVAFDWEVRSYSASTPEPQDMVTGNIRESGQAFLGIGAALAHADIGTGHDEIDAVTLTWLPQLMAGVLAPNGIAVSGLPLDHPTLAALPLPEGIKEGRYFLYRKR; encoded by the coding sequence ATGAGCCGCCTCGACAGCTTCATTCGCCGGTTGACGGCTCAACGCGATATTCTGAACGCGATCATCGGTCTGGTGGGCGAAATCGAGGGTCCGGTGCTGGAGTTCGGCCTCGGCAACGGCCGCACCTATGATCACCTGCGGGAGTGCTTTCCTGGCCGCCGCATCGTCGCCTTCGACTGGGAGGTCCGCTCCTATTCGGCCTCGACACCGGAGCCGCAGGACATGGTCACCGGCAATATCCGCGAATCCGGCCAGGCCTTCCTCGGCATCGGCGCCGCCCTTGCCCATGCCGATATCGGCACTGGCCATGACGAGATCGACGCGGTGACGCTGACCTGGCTGCCGCAGCTGATGGCCGGCGTGCTCGCCCCAAACGGCATCGCCGTCAGCGGCCTGCCGCTGGACCATCCCACCCTGGCGGCGCTGCCGCTGCCCGAGGGCATCAAGGAAGGCCGTTATTTCCTCTATCGCAAGAGGTAA
- a CDS encoding ABC transporter ATP-binding protein yields MTRKKLDFRADAYRNVLGFVFHHWRHRLGLVGIIVVLVISSTLAEVMVPVFSGRIVDAIAGGNVADGALRAFVVVVALGMTSVALRWFIFNGIIRLTLRIMADVVNNGFHKVQRFSTDWHANSFAGSTVRKITRGMWALDSLNDLLLVALLPSIVMLVGASLVLGSYWPVMGLIVALGSLIYIGVTVALSMGFVSPAARLANAWDTKLGGALADAISCNAVVKAFGAENREEARLRHVLAKWDSRTRRTWKRGTSSGTIQGFMMVSMQAGILGTGLVMWRQGLATPGDITFVLAMFFVLQGYLRNVGQDIRNLQRAVNDMEELVLLDKMPLGIEDRPNATPIAIGEGEIVFDRVTFQYGAHPTPLYEDFSVTIKPGERVGLVGHSGSGKTTFVKLIQRLHDVTSGTIRIDGQDISGVRQSSLRGQIAIVQQEPILFHRTLAENIAYGRPNASRREIEQAAKQASAHDFIMGLPKGYETMVGERGVKLSGGERQRVAIARAFLADAPVLILDEATSSLDSESEVQIQQAMERLMNGRTTLVIAHRLSTVRALDRLLVFDKGNIVEEGDHQALIRLNNGIYRRLFERQALELTKGLVA; encoded by the coding sequence ATGACTCGCAAGAAGCTCGATTTCCGCGCCGATGCCTATCGCAACGTGCTCGGCTTTGTTTTTCATCATTGGCGCCATCGGCTTGGCCTGGTGGGCATTATCGTCGTGCTGGTGATATCAAGCACGCTCGCCGAAGTCATGGTGCCGGTGTTCTCGGGCCGGATCGTCGATGCCATTGCCGGCGGCAATGTGGCGGATGGGGCGCTCCGTGCCTTCGTCGTCGTCGTGGCTCTGGGCATGACCAGCGTGGCGCTGCGCTGGTTCATCTTCAACGGCATCATCCGGCTGACGCTGCGCATCATGGCGGATGTCGTCAATAACGGCTTCCACAAGGTACAGCGGTTCTCGACCGACTGGCATGCCAACAGTTTTGCCGGTTCGACGGTGCGCAAGATCACTCGCGGCATGTGGGCGCTCGATTCGCTCAACGACCTGTTGCTGGTCGCCCTCTTGCCGTCGATCGTCATGCTCGTCGGCGCCAGTCTCGTGCTCGGCAGCTACTGGCCGGTCATGGGCCTGATCGTGGCCCTGGGATCGTTGATCTATATCGGCGTGACCGTGGCGCTTTCCATGGGCTTCGTATCGCCGGCGGCAAGGCTTGCCAATGCCTGGGACACCAAGCTGGGTGGGGCGCTGGCGGATGCGATCAGCTGCAATGCGGTGGTCAAAGCCTTCGGCGCCGAAAACCGCGAAGAGGCACGCTTGCGGCATGTGCTCGCCAAATGGGACAGCCGCACGCGGCGGACATGGAAGCGCGGCACATCGAGCGGCACGATCCAGGGCTTCATGATGGTGTCCATGCAGGCCGGCATTCTGGGCACGGGCCTGGTCATGTGGCGGCAGGGGCTGGCAACGCCTGGCGACATCACCTTCGTGCTGGCGATGTTCTTCGTTCTGCAGGGCTATCTCCGCAATGTCGGCCAGGACATCCGCAATCTGCAGCGGGCCGTCAACGACATGGAAGAATTGGTGCTGCTCGACAAGATGCCGCTCGGCATCGAGGACAGGCCGAACGCCACGCCTATTGCGATTGGCGAGGGCGAGATCGTCTTCGATCGCGTCACCTTCCAATATGGCGCGCATCCCACGCCGCTTTACGAGGACTTTTCGGTCACCATCAAGCCGGGCGAGCGCGTGGGACTGGTGGGGCATTCGGGCTCGGGCAAGACGACTTTCGTCAAGCTCATCCAGCGTCTCCACGACGTGACGTCGGGCACAATCCGCATCGACGGGCAGGATATCTCAGGCGTCAGGCAGTCGAGCCTGCGCGGCCAGATTGCCATCGTGCAGCAGGAGCCCATCCTGTTCCATCGCACGCTGGCCGAGAACATCGCCTATGGCAGGCCGAACGCGTCGCGCCGCGAGATCGAGCAGGCGGCCAAACAGGCAAGCGCCCACGACTTCATCATGGGCCTTCCCAAGGGCTATGAGACCATGGTGGGAGAGCGCGGCGTCAAACTGTCGGGCGGCGAGCGGCAGCGTGTCGCCATTGCCCGTGCGTTCCTCGCCGATGCGCCGGTGCTGATCCTCGACGAGGCGACGTCGAGCCTCGACAGCGAAAGCGAAGTCCAGATCCAGCAGGCGATGGAACGCCTGATGAACGGCCGCACCACGCTTGTCATCGCCCACCGGCTCTCGACGGTGCGGGCGCTGGACCGGCTGCTGGTCTTCGACAAGGGCAACATCGTCGAGGAAGGCGACCACCAGGCGCTGATCCGGCTGAACAACGGCATTTATCGCCGGCTGTTCGAGCGGCAGGCGCTGGAACTGACCAAAGGTCTGGTGGCGTGA
- a CDS encoding DUF805 domain-containing protein, with protein sequence MSFSEAVRTVLTQKYATFSGRATRSEYWWFMLFCLLVLLAIGTLAGAIIMSGAATPAEAFVVIGGLFVLTILLPLMSLQVRRSHDRNISGWWYLALVICKFIPYLGLVAVLVIVVISMLPGTTDSNKFGPDPLRPELRAEVFA encoded by the coding sequence ATGAGTTTTTCTGAGGCTGTTCGAACAGTCTTGACGCAAAAATATGCGACCTTTTCCGGCAGGGCCACCCGCTCGGAATATTGGTGGTTCATGCTGTTCTGTTTGCTGGTGCTGCTCGCAATTGGAACCCTGGCAGGTGCGATCATTATGAGCGGAGCCGCGACACCGGCTGAAGCTTTCGTGGTCATTGGTGGATTGTTCGTACTCACAATTCTTTTGCCGCTGATGTCCCTGCAAGTTCGTCGCTCCCATGATCGCAACATTTCCGGCTGGTGGTATCTCGCGCTGGTTATCTGCAAGTTTATTCCCTATTTGGGCCTCGTCGCAGTCTTAGTGATTGTTGTTATTTCGATGCTTCCGGGCACCACGGACTCAAACAAGTTCGGGCCGGATCCGCTGCGACCGGAACTAAGAGCAGAAGTCTTTGCCTAG
- a CDS encoding DUF805 domain-containing protein, which yields MGFTEAVRTVLKKKYATFSGRASRSEYWWFMLFYFLAMVVLGFLGGVLAFATSGGGAVSPASYAVVICGLFILAILLPLTALQVRRFHDRNISGWWYLALVILGFIPYVGFGTGLAIFIIDVLPGTEGPNKFGADPLRPEIRAEVFA from the coding sequence ATGGGGTTTACTGAAGCTGTTCGGACTGTGCTGAAGAAGAAATACGCAACCTTTTCCGGCAGGGCTTCCCGGTCGGAATATTGGTGGTTCATGCTGTTTTATTTTCTGGCGATGGTCGTACTTGGGTTTCTGGGCGGTGTGCTCGCCTTCGCTACCAGTGGCGGCGGAGCTGTGTCACCTGCTAGCTACGCTGTAGTTATTTGCGGATTGTTCATCCTCGCGATACTTTTGCCGCTAACAGCTCTGCAGGTTCGCCGCTTCCATGATCGGAACATTTCCGGTTGGTGGTATCTCGCGCTGGTCATTCTGGGCTTTATTCCCTATGTCGGTTTCGGTACGGGTCTTGCGATTTTCATTATCGATGTGCTTCCGGGTACTGAAGGCCCAAACAAGTTCGGGGCGGATCCGCTGCGTCCGGAGATAAGAGCTGAGGTCTTCGCCTAG
- a CDS encoding MoxR family ATPase: protein MDLGEFRNLIAAVRGEIGKVVQGQDAIVDLVLISIFAGGHCLVEGPPGTAKTLLARSVSAAMALDYRRIQFTPDLMPGDVLGVNLFNFQTNQFHLTKGPVFTDILLADEINRAPPKTQSALLQAMNERMVTLDGADYSLGSDFFVLATQNPIEQQGTYPLPEAQLDRFLFKLVVDFPNRDTEIAILSRHASQALKSDLRNAGIRPLVTSTALAEGRALIDAIRLDETILTYIVDLVRATRSDADILYGASTRAADALASAVRVRAAFEGRDYGLPDDVQALLVPALRHRIILSPSAEIDGRTPDEVLRNIINRVDAPR from the coding sequence TTGGATCTAGGTGAATTTCGCAATCTCATCGCTGCGGTTCGTGGCGAAATCGGCAAGGTAGTGCAGGGGCAGGACGCCATTGTCGATCTCGTCCTGATTTCGATCTTTGCCGGCGGGCACTGCCTCGTCGAAGGTCCTCCCGGCACGGCCAAAACCCTGCTTGCCCGCTCGGTCTCCGCCGCCATGGCGCTGGACTATCGTCGCATCCAGTTCACGCCCGACCTGATGCCCGGCGATGTGCTGGGGGTCAATCTTTTCAACTTCCAGACAAATCAGTTCCACCTGACCAAGGGCCCGGTCTTTACCGACATCCTGCTCGCCGATGAGATCAATCGCGCCCCGCCGAAGACGCAATCGGCTCTGCTGCAGGCGATGAACGAGCGGATGGTCACGCTTGACGGGGCCGATTACTCCCTGGGCTCGGATTTCTTCGTGCTGGCGACGCAGAACCCGATCGAGCAACAGGGCACCTATCCCTTGCCGGAAGCACAGCTCGATCGCTTCCTGTTCAAGCTTGTCGTCGATTTTCCCAACCGCGACACCGAGATCGCCATCCTGTCCAGGCACGCCAGCCAGGCGCTGAAATCGGATCTGCGCAATGCCGGCATCCGTCCGCTCGTCACCAGCACCGCGCTCGCCGAGGGACGTGCGCTGATCGATGCGATCCGCCTGGACGAGACGATCCTGACCTATATCGTCGATCTCGTGCGCGCCACCCGCTCCGATGCCGATATTCTCTACGGCGCATCGACGCGCGCGGCAGATGCTCTTGCCTCGGCCGTGCGCGTGCGCGCAGCCTTCGAGGGCCGGGATTACGGCTTGCCGGACGATGTTCAGGCGTTGCTGGTGCCGGCATTGCGCCATCGCATCATTCTGTCGCCCTCGGCGGAAATCGATGGCCGCACGCCGGACGAGGTGTTGCGGAACATCATAAACCGCGTGGATGCGCCCCGTTAA